In the genome of Saprospira sp. CCB-QB6, one region contains:
- a CDS encoding glycosyl transferase family 2 codes for MAKKNRKSSPQPSNYKTYKINYKGLLTVVYPLLPASDLALFKKDWASFKKAWPTAAELLLFNSLGDEAAAADWAKWAEEEGENVRYLAEKIAPASIFGQAVDLAQGEDLLFADGSQGIALSNLLDWMDNREEALAADTIYLGSRKHTGSKKLEAKDGLLLSQLHNSYLQFWTPLYLQDSQAPFYFMAKGLAEQLAQLTVSGQQTDLLLMAQLEGIPIQEMPISWRHGANREGGLGRIAQKAFAGLLARPKNKIKYFFLNPWTEASKALAKEPTIYRFLYAVSALLILFIMAGLSFDYGITGDEVLQKDYGDNVLAYFESDGKDRACMNQSNLHYYGGLFDYLAAWCNKYLGWFDTYDTRHLLNALFGFLAILFTARLGKVLSGRWSMALLTLVLLTLSPRFFGHSMNNPKDIPFAMGYMMGIYYMVILTKQLPRPSSRAILMSALGLGITFSMRSGGILLIPYLGLFMGSRVILCPQLRPALTQFKVGQLLRYAAILLGVSGLGYWMGTWYWPYAQEDILNHPLESLSEMTNFSTGIRMLWGGKHLWSDQLPWYYIPTWLAISSPIIVLLGLPLVLLLFLKKAFRQKRAYYFNLVLFTGVFPVAYAVYKESSLYDGMRHFLFIYPILVLAAAYGWFNLIRMIRPAAVRYAAIAGVVGLLALPTAWMFRSHPYQYVYFNEFFGGLEEAYGYYETDYWMTCMRNLSDWLIENEPKVKAGEEVIVATNCAKPVAHYFRDYPNVKVRYVRYHERVKTGYDYLLSYSRFVSHGFLQSETWPPAEVVHLEEVDGVPLGAVSKAPNGNKKGEMAQKAFTEKRYAEGVALLEEVLAADPKNESAMLVLSQYYPQVGKMEEMKNVLTRMRELANDYVNGLGMAGVYYLNAQQPDSARYYFERATELNYKYSFGYFHLANLALKEEKDVNKALSIWADFDTYGGQPAQGYQIAVQVAQQAKNRPYELYFRGKALAVAGKHLEAYQLFGQAIAVDPNFEPALKAKKLYDDNSKRAQDEEEMARKKGAK; via the coding sequence ATGGCAAAGAAGAATAGAAAATCGAGCCCGCAACCCAGCAACTACAAAACTTACAAGATTAACTATAAGGGATTATTGACCGTTGTTTATCCGTTGCTGCCAGCTAGTGATTTGGCGCTCTTTAAGAAAGATTGGGCGAGTTTTAAGAAGGCTTGGCCGACTGCGGCAGAGCTTTTGTTATTTAATAGTTTAGGGGATGAGGCTGCGGCTGCTGATTGGGCCAAATGGGCCGAAGAAGAGGGGGAGAACGTCCGTTATTTGGCGGAAAAAATAGCTCCTGCTTCGATTTTTGGGCAGGCGGTAGACTTGGCTCAGGGGGAAGACCTCTTGTTTGCCGATGGAAGTCAGGGGATTGCTTTGAGCAATCTTTTGGATTGGATGGATAATCGAGAAGAAGCCTTGGCGGCTGATACGATCTACTTAGGTAGTCGTAAACATACGGGCTCTAAAAAGTTGGAGGCCAAAGATGGTCTACTTTTGAGTCAGTTGCACAATAGTTATCTACAATTTTGGACGCCCCTCTATCTACAGGATAGTCAGGCGCCTTTTTATTTTATGGCCAAGGGCTTAGCTGAGCAATTGGCGCAGCTAACGGTTTCGGGTCAACAGACCGACCTCTTATTGATGGCTCAACTGGAGGGGATTCCCATTCAGGAAATGCCGATTAGTTGGCGGCATGGGGCCAATAGAGAGGGGGGCTTGGGGCGTATAGCTCAAAAGGCCTTTGCGGGGCTCTTAGCTCGTCCTAAAAACAAGATAAAATACTTCTTTCTCAATCCTTGGACCGAGGCCAGTAAGGCCTTGGCCAAAGAGCCGACCATCTATCGTTTTTTGTATGCGGTATCGGCCTTACTCATCCTCTTCATTATGGCGGGTTTGAGTTTTGATTATGGGATTACGGGAGATGAGGTTTTGCAGAAGGATTATGGGGATAATGTATTAGCCTATTTTGAGTCGGATGGGAAAGATCGGGCTTGTATGAACCAAAGTAACCTGCATTATTATGGGGGCCTTTTTGATTATCTGGCGGCTTGGTGCAATAAGTATTTAGGTTGGTTTGACACCTATGACACTCGGCATTTGCTCAATGCCTTATTTGGTTTTTTAGCCATCTTATTTACGGCTCGTTTGGGTAAAGTTCTTTCTGGACGTTGGTCGATGGCCCTATTGACCTTAGTTTTGCTTACACTTTCGCCCCGTTTCTTTGGGCATAGCATGAACAATCCCAAAGATATCCCCTTTGCGATGGGCTATATGATGGGGATTTACTATATGGTTATCTTGACCAAACAGCTGCCTCGTCCGTCTAGCCGAGCGATATTGATGAGTGCTCTAGGTTTGGGAATAACCTTTAGTATGCGTTCGGGGGGGATCCTGTTGATTCCTTATTTGGGTTTATTTATGGGCAGCCGAGTAATTTTGTGTCCACAATTGCGCCCAGCGCTGACCCAATTTAAAGTAGGGCAGCTGCTTCGCTATGCGGCTATTCTCTTAGGGGTATCGGGTTTAGGCTATTGGATGGGGACTTGGTATTGGCCTTATGCGCAGGAAGATATATTGAACCACCCCTTAGAATCGCTTTCTGAGATGACCAACTTCTCGACGGGGATTCGTATGCTTTGGGGCGGCAAGCATTTGTGGTCGGATCAGTTGCCTTGGTATTATATACCTACTTGGTTAGCGATCTCTTCTCCGATTATTGTGCTATTGGGTTTGCCTTTGGTGCTGCTCTTATTCTTGAAGAAAGCCTTTAGACAGAAGCGGGCCTACTACTTTAACTTGGTCCTTTTTACGGGGGTATTTCCTGTAGCTTATGCGGTATATAAAGAGTCTTCGCTATATGATGGAATGCGTCACTTTTTGTTTATCTATCCCATTTTAGTTTTGGCGGCGGCTTATGGTTGGTTCAACCTCATTCGGATGATTCGGCCTGCGGCTGTACGTTATGCTGCTATTGCTGGGGTAGTGGGACTATTGGCCTTACCTACGGCTTGGATGTTCCGTAGCCACCCTTATCAATACGTCTATTTCAATGAATTCTTTGGGGGCTTAGAAGAAGCTTATGGCTATTATGAGACCGACTATTGGATGACCTGTATGCGTAATCTTTCGGATTGGTTGATAGAGAATGAGCCCAAGGTTAAGGCGGGAGAAGAGGTCATCGTTGCGACGAACTGTGCCAAACCTGTGGCCCATTACTTCAGAGATTATCCCAATGTCAAAGTGCGCTATGTGCGCTACCACGAGCGTGTCAAAACGGGCTATGATTATCTACTTTCCTATTCTCGTTTTGTAAGTCATGGCTTTTTACAGTCCGAAACTTGGCCTCCCGCAGAAGTGGTGCATCTAGAAGAGGTGGACGGTGTACCTTTGGGGGCGGTAAGCAAGGCCCCGAATGGAAATAAGAAGGGAGAGATGGCCCAGAAGGCCTTTACAGAAAAGCGTTATGCAGAGGGGGTAGCCCTTTTGGAGGAAGTGCTGGCCGCTGATCCTAAAAATGAAAGTGCGATGTTAGTGCTTTCTCAATATTACCCTCAGGTGGGGAAAATGGAAGAGATGAAAAACGTTTTGACCCGTATGCGAGAGCTTGCCAATGACTATGTGAATGGTTTGGGCATGGCGGGGGTTTATTATCTCAATGCCCAACAACCTGATAGCGCCCGCTACTATTTTGAGCGAGCAACCGAATTGAATTACAAATATAGTTTTGGTTATTTCCACTTAGCTAATTTGGCCCTTAAAGAGGAAAAGGATGTGAATAAGGCCTTATCTATTTGGGCAGACTTTGATACCTATGGCGGACAGCCTGCTCAGGGCTATCAGATTGCTGTGCAGGTAGCCCAACAGGCTAAAAATCGTCCTTATGAGTTATACTTCAGAGGAAAAGCCTTGGCTGTGGCGGGCAAACACCTAGAAGCTTATCAATTGTTTGGGCAAGCGATAGCCGTAGACCCCAATTTTGAGCCTGCCCTCAAGGCTAAAAAGCTATATGATGATAATAGCAAAAGGGCCCAAGATGAAGAGGAGATGGCGCGTAAGAAAGGGGCTAAATAG
- a CDS encoding glycosyltransferase, giving the protein MPKAKRILFTALNWGLGHASRTIPLIQKAIALDLQPYLAAEGEALALWQEEFPDLPHIELPPYNISYPSQNMSWNMAQQLPQILRAMAKEQVLLPKLVNKYQISVLLNDNRYGCYLSSLPSAFLGHQLRIAFPYRWQKRLLQPLNRFLLQKHKLIWLPDYQGGANLSGELGQGLPWPNIRYIGPLSRLQTTGLQQKDYEIVALLSGPEPQRQYLEDELRQKLALLPQKSLIIRGKIGATGAKLSGDYPHILPYAAGQELASYLLSAKLLVLRAGYSSLMDLAQLRAGAMLLCPTPGQTEQEYLAQGLVKQGRAQLQAQNHLQLEQAWAQKDQFLPHWPQREQLDLSPFFQELLDLAQ; this is encoded by the coding sequence ATGCCAAAGGCAAAACGTATCTTATTTACGGCCCTAAATTGGGGTTTGGGTCATGCTAGCCGAACAATTCCACTCATTCAAAAGGCTATAGCACTTGATTTGCAACCTTATTTAGCCGCAGAAGGAGAGGCTTTGGCCCTTTGGCAAGAAGAATTCCCTGATCTGCCGCATATTGAACTGCCGCCCTATAATATTAGCTACCCCAGCCAAAATATGAGCTGGAATATGGCCCAGCAACTGCCGCAGATTCTCCGCGCTATGGCTAAAGAACAAGTACTACTGCCGAAGTTAGTAAATAAATACCAAATCTCGGTCCTGCTCAATGATAATCGCTACGGCTGCTATCTGTCGAGCCTACCTAGCGCCTTTTTGGGCCATCAGCTGCGTATTGCCTTTCCCTATCGCTGGCAAAAACGCCTGCTGCAACCCCTCAACCGCTTTTTATTGCAAAAACATAAGCTGATTTGGCTGCCCGACTATCAAGGAGGGGCAAACCTTTCGGGGGAGCTAGGGCAGGGCCTCCCCTGGCCCAATATCCGTTATATTGGTCCCCTTTCTAGATTGCAAACTACAGGCCTTCAACAAAAGGATTATGAGATAGTTGCACTTTTATCAGGCCCCGAACCTCAGCGGCAGTATCTAGAAGACGAATTGAGGCAAAAATTGGCGCTGCTTCCCCAAAAAAGCCTAATCATTAGGGGCAAAATAGGAGCGACTGGTGCCAAATTAAGCGGAGATTATCCCCACATCTTGCCCTATGCCGCTGGTCAAGAACTCGCTAGTTACCTCCTTTCGGCTAAGCTACTGGTTTTGCGAGCGGGCTATAGTAGCCTGATGGATTTGGCCCAACTAAGGGCGGGCGCTATGCTCCTCTGCCCAACGCCTGGCCAAACAGAACAAGAATATCTGGCCCAAGGCTTGGTTAAGCAGGGCCGCGCACAACTACAAGCCCAAAACCATTTGCAGTTGGAGCAGGCTTGGGCCCAAAAAGACCAATTCCTTCCCCATTGGCCCCAAAGGGAACAGCTAGATCTAAGCCCTTTCTTTCAGGAGCTACTAGATTTGGCCCAATAA
- a CDS encoding DinB family protein produces MKEKTQKELLQELDRLMRRLSEIVERDFAILSPQQFNWKPSPKSWSIGECLDHLNIISGYYIAPLEQVLKKARRAQKPKVEYYKAGIIGKRFVQGVQLNEENQLGLKMKSPKAYQPSQSQYVPASIIQRYLADQDKFRIFLADAQGIDINRYKVSIAIFPLIKLRLGDMLRFLIYHNERHIVQAQRVQHQIDFPR; encoded by the coding sequence ATGAAAGAGAAAACACAGAAAGAGCTCCTTCAAGAACTAGATCGGCTGATGAGGCGACTATCAGAGATTGTAGAACGAGACTTTGCCATACTTAGTCCACAGCAGTTTAACTGGAAACCCAGCCCCAAAAGCTGGAGTATTGGGGAATGTTTAGACCATCTCAATATTATTTCAGGCTATTACATTGCGCCCTTAGAACAAGTCCTCAAAAAGGCTCGCAGGGCCCAAAAGCCAAAAGTAGAATATTATAAGGCAGGCATCATCGGCAAACGCTTTGTCCAAGGCGTACAGCTTAATGAAGAAAACCAACTAGGGCTAAAGATGAAAAGCCCCAAAGCTTATCAGCCCAGCCAAAGCCAATATGTTCCCGCTAGCATTATTCAACGCTATCTAGCCGACCAAGATAAATTTCGCATCTTCTTAGCCGATGCCCAAGGGATTGACATCAACCGCTATAAAGTAAGTATCGCCATTTTTCCCCTCATCAAACTTCGTCTAGGCGATATGCTGCGCTTTTTGATCTATCATAATGAACGCCATATTGTACAGGCCCAAAGAGTACAACATCAAATAGATTTTCCCCGTTAG
- a CDS encoding transglutaminase domain-containing protein, whose product MKKLSLLQKIFSLVGFIGILMLVPGLFYAAGWEGPVNFLEGIAPWGDRSLMTVVAFIFMGLMFIFGGGHNVSATFVGYLIGFFLISTAVEISFMGWFRDWAAGIGFLSVPPLNYIVGIITVSSGILMSFNPKIPLFAELAALVILPIGFLVTTDQMNWLRLENQDFEISVDSGMQQLGQMIDKKYLKLPSVKQYLQKVEEDESLEEGEKEAKIQELQERISRMEEDQQTIEELKKQNEEYAKQMAQQRQNLKDFTWCASSKESSKMVKRISEAVVPGQPCVRDFAVSLVKAESGPYYDYQRGLPGRNGIKQICALHMHLSSHWSYVNDPTVLRDDFYSPADRTIAVDLAGDCDDFAALTASCIESIGGVSRIMVGRCSGGGHAWAEVLIGSQSDWDRAVKAIRTYYNKPNMTINGLKDEQGQHWLCLDWKMGQYSCNDFGTQCWYTSREQKTKKY is encoded by the coding sequence ATGAAAAAACTATCCTTATTACAGAAGATCTTTAGCCTTGTAGGCTTCATTGGCATCTTGATGTTGGTGCCTGGTTTATTTTATGCTGCGGGCTGGGAGGGACCAGTCAATTTTTTGGAGGGCATAGCGCCTTGGGGCGATCGTTCTTTAATGACGGTAGTGGCCTTTATTTTTATGGGCCTAATGTTCATCTTTGGGGGCGGGCACAATGTGAGTGCCACCTTTGTGGGCTACCTCATTGGCTTCTTTTTGATTTCTACGGCCGTAGAAATCAGTTTTATGGGTTGGTTTAGGGATTGGGCCGCGGGAATTGGCTTTTTGTCGGTACCACCTTTAAATTACATTGTGGGCATCATTACGGTCAGCAGTGGGATTTTAATGAGTTTTAACCCTAAAATTCCTCTTTTTGCGGAGTTGGCCGCCTTGGTCATCTTGCCCATTGGTTTTTTAGTGACCACAGACCAAATGAATTGGTTGCGTTTAGAGAATCAGGACTTTGAGATCTCTGTAGATTCTGGTATGCAGCAATTGGGGCAGATGATTGATAAGAAGTACCTCAAATTGCCTTCGGTTAAGCAGTATCTACAAAAAGTAGAGGAAGATGAAAGCTTAGAAGAGGGAGAAAAGGAGGCCAAGATACAGGAATTGCAAGAGCGCATTTCGCGTATGGAAGAAGACCAGCAAACGATAGAAGAGCTCAAGAAGCAAAATGAAGAATATGCCAAGCAGATGGCTCAACAGCGGCAAAACCTCAAGGATTTTACTTGGTGTGCCAGCTCTAAAGAGTCGAGCAAAATGGTGAAGCGCATTTCGGAGGCGGTAGTACCGGGGCAACCTTGTGTGCGGGACTTTGCGGTCTCTTTGGTCAAGGCAGAGTCTGGGCCGTATTATGATTATCAGCGGGGATTGCCAGGCCGCAACGGGATTAAGCAGATCTGTGCCTTGCATATGCACCTGAGTTCTCATTGGAGCTACGTAAATGACCCCACCGTCCTAAGAGATGACTTCTACTCCCCTGCCGATCGGACCATTGCGGTAGATTTGGCTGGCGACTGTGATGACTTTGCGGCCCTAACGGCCTCTTGTATAGAGTCTATTGGGGGCGTATCGAGAATTATGGTGGGCCGCTGTAGTGGTGGTGGCCATGCTTGGGCCGAGGTCCTTATTGGTAGCCAAAGTGATTGGGATCGGGCAGTAAAGGCTATTCGCACTTATTACAACAAGCCCAATATGACCATCAATGGTTTAAAGGATGAGCAAGGGCAGCATTGGCTTTGCTTAGATTGGAAAATGGGCCAATATTCTTGTAATGATTTTGGCACCCAGTGTTGGTATACCTCTAGAGAGCAAAAAACAAAGAAATATTAG
- the galE gene encoding UDP-glucose 4-epimerase GalE has translation MAKVLLTGATGYIGSHCLLELAQSGYEFISLDSHIRSSPEVLGRLEEITGQTIRHYAVDLCDAEGLAQVFLAEPEIEAVIHFAALKSVPESVAQPLRYYQNNLMGLCQLLEQMQKHGVKQLIFSSSCSVYGNVERLPVDEQTPIGRAESPYARSKQMSEEIIRDFLQAYPEQQAILLRYFNPAGAHPSGLLGEFPQKESYNLVPILMEVAMGWRKEFQVFGQDYATRDGSCVRDYIHIMDLAKAHRLALSYLQEGRNEERLEVFNIGIGEGVTVLETIRATEAATQQPLNYRLAPARAGDVAAIYANYQKAKDRLGWTPSYDIGDIMQSAWRWQQVLAALKEKDEVN, from the coding sequence ATGGCCAAGGTACTGCTTACGGGGGCGACGGGTTATATTGGTAGCCATTGCCTTTTGGAGCTCGCTCAGTCGGGCTATGAATTTATTAGTTTAGACAGTCATATTCGTTCATCGCCTGAAGTATTGGGTCGTTTGGAGGAAATCACGGGCCAGACTATTCGGCATTATGCAGTAGATTTGTGTGATGCGGAGGGGTTGGCCCAAGTTTTTTTGGCTGAGCCAGAAATAGAGGCGGTCATTCATTTTGCGGCCTTAAAGAGTGTGCCTGAGTCGGTAGCTCAGCCTTTGCGCTACTATCAGAACAACCTAATGGGCCTTTGTCAGTTGTTGGAGCAGATGCAAAAGCATGGGGTCAAACAGCTTATTTTCTCCTCCTCTTGTTCGGTTTATGGCAATGTGGAGCGGCTGCCTGTGGATGAGCAAACGCCGATAGGGCGGGCGGAGAGTCCTTATGCCCGCAGCAAGCAAATGTCGGAAGAGATCATTCGCGATTTCTTGCAGGCTTATCCAGAGCAGCAGGCTATCTTGCTGCGTTATTTCAATCCAGCGGGAGCGCATCCATCGGGTTTATTGGGCGAGTTTCCACAGAAAGAGTCGTATAATTTAGTGCCCATTTTGATGGAAGTGGCTATGGGTTGGCGAAAAGAATTTCAAGTTTTTGGGCAGGATTACGCCACTAGAGACGGAAGTTGCGTCCGTGATTATATACATATCATGGATTTAGCCAAGGCACATCGCTTGGCCTTAAGCTACTTGCAAGAGGGCCGCAATGAGGAGCGATTGGAAGTCTTTAATATTGGGATTGGCGAGGGCGTCACGGTGCTGGAGACCATTCGGGCCACGGAGGCGGCTACTCAGCAGCCTTTAAACTATCGTTTGGCCCCTGCTCGGGCTGGAGATGTGGCGGCAATTTATGCCAACTACCAAAAGGCCAAAGATCGTTTGGGCTGGACCCCCAGTTATGATATTGGGGACATCATGCAGTCGGCTTGGCGCTGGCAGCAGGTCTTGGCAGCACTCAAAGAAAAAGATGAAGTTAATTAA